GCAAAAGTTATTGGAATACCAAAAAATTGTCCATCAAAATCAGTAATATTAAATCTTGCCAGTCTATATGCTCCGCATATTGGTAATAACAATACTAATATATAACCTAATAATCCAAAAGTATAAAAATTATAGATATTAAATGCAAGAACTGATGGGGCAACTCCAAAAGAAACTAAATCTGCAAGAGAATCCAGTTGTTTACCTAATTCACTGGATACTTTTAAAAACCTAGCAACTCTTCCATCATATCTATCAGCTAAACATGCAAGTAGTATAAATATACCAGCCCATAAATAATTTTCTTGGAAAGACATCATTAGAGACATTATACCACAACTAAGATTAGCAAACGTAAACGCATTAGGCACTGAACTTCTAGCTATTTTAGCCACTGTGACCACTCCTTAAAAATAACAAAATTAAATTATATTCCCTTAACTTATTATAAAAAGTATATAATTACGTAAGTTAATTATACCTCATTTTATGAAAATAGTTAAGTACATAGTCTGTGTCTTTTCTATGACAAACTTGTGAATTTTCTGTTAAAAATATGCAGGGAACTTCAATTCACAACTAAAATCATTTTGGAAAAGCCTTTAATTTATAAATAAGTAATACATTTTCTATTGAATATTTATCAAAAATATGTAAATATTACATGTATAAGTTATAATACTAAAAGTGCATATAGAATTTACTCTTTATTTTATTATATATTTAGTAATTTAATTTATCTTTTAAAATTAGAAAAAGGATAGTTGTGGATTTATGAGAAATAGTAAAGAAAGTATTTTTAAGTGTTTGATAGTATTTTTTTTGGCTTTTACTATCATATTTATTCTATACAAATATAAAGGAAGTTTATATAGGATAAGTATGGATAGCATCAGAAGTTATATACAGAGTTATGGAAAATTTTCAGATATTATTTTCATTTTAATTTATACTATAAGACCTGTAGTGCTTATACTGCCTGCATCTCTTATGTCAATAATTGCGGGGAGCATATTTAATTCATATAGGGCTCTTTTGCTTAGTATGATTGGATGCTTTGGATCAGCCACACTAGCTTTCTTTTTATCTAGATTTTTAGGCCGATCTTTTGTAAATAAGATTCTTAAAGGGAGAGCTTTAACATTAAATGACAATATAGAAAAGTATGGATTTAGGATTATGACTGCAATGAGATTAAGTTTTGTATTCCCCTATGATCCACTTAGTTATGCTGCAGGACTTACAAAAATTAAATATAGAGATTTTATTCTTGGAACTTTAGTAGGAATTTTACCTGAAATGGTCACTTACTCCTTAATAGGAGGAAATTTGACAAAGCCATTTTCATTTAAATTTGTATTGCCCATAATAGTTTTATTTATTATAGCATGTATTTCTATATATATGCATAAAAAAAAGTCTAAAGATACCAATAATTTATAAGTAACATAATCTTTAGATTAGGACATAATAAATATGAAATTAAATTTAAAGCATTTGAAAGAAAATAGGCTAGCATACTGACTAGTTATTTCTTTGAAAATGTATAAAGGGGTGTTTTAAATGAAAGTTAAAGATATAATGACTAAATCTGTAATAAGTTTAAATGATGATGATACTGTGGAAAAAGCAGCACAAATTATGCAGCAAAATAATATAGGAGCTGTTCCAGTTTGTAAAAATGGAAAAGTTATAGGAATTGTGACAGATAGGGATATAGCTATAAGATCAGCATCCCAGAGTGGAGGTACCGAATCCAAATTTGTAAGAGATATTATGTCGGCAAATCCTGTAACCGGATCACCTGATATGAATTTGGAAGATGCATCTAGAATAATGAGTGATAAGCAGATAAGAAGGTTACCTATTGTTGAAAATAAAAATGTAGTTGGAATGGTATCTTTAGGAGATTTAGCAGTAAATCCTAAGTCAAATACTCAGGCCGGAGATGCATTGAGTAGTATATCGGAAAATAACTACTCAGCATTCTAGAATTTAATAATTTGTAAATAAATCCACAAGATTTACAAGTAATCTTGTGGATTTATTACTTTAGGTGATATAATATCAGGTGATATATTTAAATAAAGAATCAAGGTTTGTAATTTATATAATTAGAGGAGTTTAACATGAATAAAGTGAAATTTATTTATAATCCATATTCAGGAGAAAATACAATAATATCAAATATAGATAAAGTTATTATGATACATCAAAAATATGGTTATGAAATAGTTCCTTTTAGAATAAGTTTTGAATTTGACATAAAAAAGGCATTTGAAGATATAGATGAAACTTACAAATACATACTGATAGCTGGAGGGGATGGAACAGTAGACAATGTTGTAAACTGCATGAAAAAGTTAAATATAGATATGCCCATAGCCATACTTCCAGTAGGAACTGCCAACGATTTTGCTAAGTTTATAGGAATGCCACAAAACATTAAAAAGGCCTGTCAACAGATAGTAAATAGTGTTCCTAAAAAATTAGATTTAGGAAAGGTAAACGACAAATATTTCATAAATGTTGCCAGTACGGGACTGTTTACGGATGTATCTCAAAAAACAGATGTAAATTTGAAAAATACTATGGGAAAATTAGCTTATTATGTTAAAGGTTTAGAACAACTTCCAAATTTGAGGAAACTTAAGGTGAAAGTCAAGTCTGAGAACGCGATTTTTGATGGAGATATGTACCTTATGCTCATATTTAATGGACAGATGGCAGGAAACTTTAAATTTGCATATAAAGCTGAAATTCAAGATGGACTTTTAGATGTAATTATAATAAAAGCAGGAATGATAAAGGATATTATATCACTATTTATAAAAATGCTAAAAGGAGATCACTTGGAAGATACTTCTGGACTTATATACTTTAAATCAAATAAAATAGAAGTGTATTGCGATGAAGATATAGTTACTGATATAGATGGTGAAAGGGGACCGGATTTTCCACTTGTTGTAGAGTGTATTAAAGGTGGAATAGAGGTCTTAGGATTAAAAGATGAGATAAAATTATAAATTTATTTTAAATAGTAATATAAGATAGGCGATATTAATAAATATAATTAGAGTACTATTAATAAAGAAGGAGAATATATGGCATTCTACGTTTATGTTTTTTTATTGCTTGTCATGTTTATAATGCTTTTTAGAGGAGCTATTTTAATTAGATTTTTATCGAATAAAATAAAAGTTGAAGCTTTTATTATTATAGGGGCTATGTTGTTAAGGTACATTTCTATTTTTATTATGTACTTTTCCAGCAGTATGAAATATTTATATTTGCTAAAAGTACCTTTTTTCTTGAATTTACTCTCAGTTCCAATTATAGTTTTTACAGTGCTTTATATTTTTGTAAGAAAAGATAATGTTAAATTTTATTACATATTTATAATAACTGCAGTACTTTGTGCTGCATATGCTGTAATGATGTATAAGTGCGAAGCCGTACTGCAAAACTTAGAGGAGTACAAGTTTATTTTAGGATATACTCTCGTTTTATCAAATCAATATATATACTGGGGATACTTGGTATTTAATACTTTAGTAATATTTTTTGTTTTGGGATTTGTTAATAAAACCAATGCCAATAAACTTGGTATATACATGGTATTGTTGGCAGCTTGCATAACTATATCAGAGCTCATAGCGTGGCTTATGGGTGTTAGAGTTTTAGCAGAAAATATACTTGGAGATGTAGGTTGGATTGTTGTTTTTATATATGCTTTGAGTAAAGTGAAAAAAACAGCTGATAAGCTTAATTATAAAGCTCCTAAGAAAGTTTCAGGTAAAAAATAACTTATGCTCCGAACATTTTTACAACATTCAACGTACTGAAGGTTGTAAAAATATCCGGAATATAAAGCAATTTCTTACTTAGAACTTTTATGATTGCTTTTACGATGACGTCTTTTTGGAGGATTTTTCGGTATTAAGCAGTGGGGACCAGATCCAATTAGATCTTCACGATGGCATTTTATTAAAGCCTCTTTTACTAAATTATAATTTTTAGGAATAGAAAATTGTAAAAGAGCTCTTTGTTCATTTTTCTCTTTTTGTGATGTAGGTACATATACTTTCTCACCACTTAAAGGATTAATGCCTGTATAGTACATAGTTGTAGATAAACTACCAGGTGTAGGATAAAAGTCTTGAACTTGTTCAGGGGTATAACCCATGCTTTTTATATATTCAGCTAGTTCTATAGCTGCATTTAGATCACTCCCTGGATGACTGGACATGAGGTAAGGAACTAGATACTGTTTTTTATTTATTTTTTTGTTTATTTCAAAATATTTTTTTACAAATTTATTGTATACGTCCATCTTAGGTTTTCCCATTTGATTTAGAACTCTCTCGCTTATATGTTCAGGAGCTACTTTTAATTGTCCGCTTATGTGGTATTTACATAAGTCTTCAAAAAAATCTGTACTTTTATCATTTATTAAATAGTCATATCTTATGCCTGAACGTATGAATACCTTTTTTATACCAGGAATTTTTCTTATTTTTCTTAATAGATTTAAGTATTCACTATGATCTATAATTAAGTTTTTGCAAGGGGAAGGGAAGAGGCATTGCCTATTTTTACACACTCCTACCTTTTCTTGTATTTTGCATGCCTTATGCCTAAAATTTGCAGTAGGACCTCCTACATCGTGTATGTATCCTTTAAAATCATCTAAAGTAGTTAATAATTTAGCTTCATCAATTATAGATTTTTCACTTCTATTTTGGACAGTTCTACCCTGGTGAAAAGTAAGAGCGCAAAAAGAACAGCCACCATAACAACCCCTATGACTTGTAATGGAGAAACTTACTTCTTTTATAGCAGGTATTCCACCAAGTTTTTCATATATAGGGTGGTATGTTCTCATGTAAGGTAAATCGTATACTATATCCATTTCCTCTTCGGTTAATGGAAACTGTGGTGGGTTTTGAACAATATAATGATCTCCATGTTTTTGTATTAAGGTTTTTCCCCTTAATGCGTCTTGCTCATAATATTCTAGTTTATAACTTTCAGCATAAGCACTTTTTTCTTGTGTCACTTTTTCAAAAGAAGGTACTTCCACATAGTCTTTTATGAGTTTTTTATCTTTACAAGGGTATACTGTACCTCTTACATCTGTAATTTTATGGATATCCATTCCGTATTTTAATAGATTTGCCACTTGTACTATGGTTTTTTCTCCCATGCCATATATAAGTAGATCTGCCTTTGAATCTAGAAGGATACTTCTTCTTACATTATCACTCCAGTAATCATAATGGGCAAATCTCCTTAAGCTGGCTTCTATTCCACCAATTACTATTGGAACATCCTTATAGGCTTCTCTTGCTCTGTTACAGTATACTATTACAGCCCTATCAGGTCTGTAACCAGATTTACCTCCTGGGGAGTAAAGATCATCATGCCTTTTTTTCTTTGATGCGGTGTAGTGATTAACCATAGAATCTATATTTCCGGAATTTATCAGAAAGGCCAATTTAGGTTTTCCGAGTTTTATAAAGTCATTTGTATTTTTCCAGTTAGGTTGAGCTATTATTCCTACTTTAAAACCTTCCCTTTCCAGAACTCTTGATATTATAGCTGAGCCGAAAGAAGGATGATCTACGTAAGCATCTCCTGTTATAAGGACAAAATCCAACTGATTTATATTTCTCGCGTTCATGTCGTTTTTACATATAGGTAAAAAACTAGTATTTAAATTCAATTTACATTCTCCGTTCTTATATTTCAGATTTAGTTTCACTTATTTTTAGTATAACATATTATATTATGAGATAAATATTTAGGAATATGTAGATTTTGAATGGTGATAAGGAGAAGAGGACGCACACTAAATAATATAAACATGCAAAGATAAATTATGATATTTTACATTAAAATGAGTAAAATGAAATTAAAGTATCATAACAGGTAAATATAAATAAATTTAATATTTACTAGTTGCATTATAGTGAATTTGTAATATAATTATAATATAAAAGTAAGTGTTTATGTTTAATTATGTTAGGTGAGGCTCCTATATAGACATATGCTGCTGCCCCGAAACATCGAGAGATGCCAATGGGTGAACAGGTATTACCGTAGTAAGGTTTTACTTAATGCAGCTGGATGAAAGTCTAAAGCTATATAGTGCTAAAACTCGTACGATTAAAAAAGTTTTAGTTTAAGAGCCCTATGGGCTTTTTTTAGTTGTTTTGCATATGTTTAAATTTTTTAATTTAGGTGGTGTGTTAAATGGAAAACGGACCTTATGGAGGTCGGTGCATCTTAGAAGAAAATTTAATAGAAGTAGTGCAGGGAAGTATTAGATCTAATTGGTAATGGCAATGCTATTGATAACTTTTAAAATGTTGATGTAGATTCTATAAATATTTCTCTGCATATAAGGAGGAATATTTATGAAAAAGTTATCTAGTTTCTTATTGAGTAAAGTTCTTTATAAAAAGGTTTATAATGAATTTGACGAATATGTAGGGAAACTTTGGGACGTTTATGTATCTTCTGATCATGGAATGCCAAGGGCCATAGGATATAAGATAAAAAAAGGCAAAGAAATACTTAATTGTGAGTGTAGGAACATAAACTTTTATGATGATAACGGCAAGGTTATAATTAAAGGCGAGGGTATAAGGGAAATAATACTTCAAAGTTATTCCTATCTTTTATCAAAACATCTTTTGGATAGACAGATAGTGGATATAAACGGAAAGAAACTTGTAAGAGTTAATGACCTCAGAATTGCAGAAATGGCAGGAGAATATAGGGTTGTAGCAGTAGATACAGGGGTTCTTGCTTTAGGAAGAAGGCTTGGTATAGAAAAAATCATAAAGAAGTTTTATGATTTATTTAACAAAAAGCCTGAAGATAGCCTTATAATTTGGGATAATGTAGAATCGCTAGAAATGATAAATAACAATTTAAAACTTTCCGTACCATATAAAAAGTTATCTAAGCTCCATCCTGCTGATTTAGCAGATATATTAGAAGATATGGATGTGAATTACAGAAAGAAAGTTTTTGAAAGTTTAGATGAGGATTTAGCAGCGGATACATTAGAGGAAATAGATCCAGAAGTACAGTTAGATATTCTGGAAAATTTGAGCCAGTCTAAAAGGGATGAAGTGTTATACAATATGCCCAATGATGAAATAGCAGACATTTTAGATGAAGTAGATAAGGATACTGCAGAAAAGATACTTATAAATATGGAAAAAAATGATGCGGATGAAGTAAGGTCACTTATGGAGTATAAGGAAGAAACTGTAGGAAGTATAATGAATAAGGATTTTATCTGTTTTAATATAAATATAACAGTTAAAGATACTATTGAGTTTTTAAAAGAAATTAATCCGGAAGATGAGGTATCACATTATATATATATTATAAATGATCAAAAGCAGCTTGAAGGTGTAGTGTCTTTGAAAGACTTGATATTGTCGAATTTTGAAGATACATTAAAGGCGATAATGATCAAGGATGTAGTAAGTATAAATCATAATGAAAATGTAGATGAAGCCATAGAGATGTGCTCAAAATATAATCTTATTTCATTACCTGTAATAGATGATGAAGAAAAGTTGTGTGGCATAGTTATAATGAATGACTTAGTAGAAGACATATTAATACCAAATTGGAGAAAAAGACTAAGAAAAGCAGGGTAAAAAATACTATCAATTTCACTTTAAATAAGTGGAATTGATAGTATTTTTTTTATGTATTTTTTAATTTGTTTGTGTAAAGACTACATTTAGGAGAACTAACATTAAAAGGAGATGGTCATATGGGTAAGAAAATTATGAGATTTAAAAGAGAATTAGTACTAATACTTGCTATAGTGTTTACATATGCATCAACTTCTCTATTTTTGCTCCCCTATAATAATGCAGTAAAAGCTGTGGCATACTACTATGGCTCAAGAGGAAATATGGTAATACAAATACAGCAAAAACTTAGAAGCTGGGGGTATTACAATGGCAGTGTAGATGGAATATATGGGTATCAAACTTACACCGCAGTAAAGTATTTTCAGTCAAAAAATGGACTAAAGTCTGATGGTATAGTTGGAGATGCAACTTTAGCAGCTCTTGCAATAAATACTGGGAGCAATACTGGTGGAAATAGCCAAAACGTAACATTAATAGCTAGATTGATAAATGGAGAGGCTAGAGGAGAACCTTATGAAGGACAGGTAGCAGTAGGAGCTGTAATACTAAATAGAACTAGGGATCCTAGGTTTCCATCTACTGTAGCGGGAGTTATATATCAACCAGGAGCTTTTACTGCTGTAGTAGACGGACAAATACATGCAAATATGAAACAGAGCTCTATAAATGCAGCAAGAGATGCTTTAAATGGATGGGATCCTTCAGGGGGAGCAATATACTATTTTAATCCCTCTACAGCAACAAGTTCATGGATATGGTCGAGACCTCTTATTAAAATTATAGGTAAACATAGATTTTGCAGATAGTTTAAAAATAGATAGTCGAAATAGATAACCTTTCGACAGCATCATTTAATAAAAATTGTTAGTAAATAGGATAAAAATATATATGCTTTTAAGATAAGTGAGCAATAGATTTTTATTGTCATATATAAGGGATAATTTCTAAGAAAAGTTAATCAGGAAGTGACACATTTTTTCCCTTGTGTGTGCTAATATATTTTTAAGACAATAATGAGCTATGTTATAGGGGGAGAGAATTTATGATAATAGAGAATTTTATTAGTAATGAGAAAGTAAAACAAATTAAGTATGTATACTTTTATAGGTTACTTAAAGGGAAAATAGCTATTTCATATTCCCATAAGGATGTTGAAGAGGTTCAGGCTTATGGAATTGAAGTTGAGAGACAGGATATATTAGATGGAAAATTGATAAATGTGCAAAGAGATAGTATTCAAAATATAAGTCCTGAAAAGTATAAAGTACATAATTTACTGAAATTATTATATGAAAATAAAGTTTCACCGCTACACTTGGTTGATGTGATAGGTGATTACGTAGATGACTACAGTATGGATTTTGACAACCAAAAAAATTATGCAGCATATTAATTTAATATAGAAAAGGGGAGAAATCCTCTTTTTTTTATATCAATGAATCTTACTTAATTGGAAAAGCAGATATTCCAAATCTTTGATTTGATGATAGTTGCTTTCACAGAGTGCGTGGGGGGTGTTACATTAGGTAGCCATTAGATAAAAAATTAATATATTTATTATACCTATATTATATTTATTAAAAATTAATATAATATAGGTATAATAGGTATATAATTAAAAGTATT
The genomic region above belongs to Clostridium sp. AWRP and contains:
- a CDS encoding YegS/Rv2252/BmrU family lipid kinase, which produces MNKVKFIYNPYSGENTIISNIDKVIMIHQKYGYEIVPFRISFEFDIKKAFEDIDETYKYILIAGGDGTVDNVVNCMKKLNIDMPIAILPVGTANDFAKFIGMPQNIKKACQQIVNSVPKKLDLGKVNDKYFINVASTGLFTDVSQKTDVNLKNTMGKLAYYVKGLEQLPNLRKLKVKVKSENAIFDGDMYLMLIFNGQMAGNFKFAYKAEIQDGLLDVIIIKAGMIKDIISLFIKMLKGDHLEDTSGLIYFKSNKIEVYCDEDIVTDIDGERGPDFPLVVECIKGGIEVLGLKDEIKL
- a CDS encoding TVP38/TMEM64 family protein — encoded protein: MDSIRSYIQSYGKFSDIIFILIYTIRPVVLILPASLMSIIAGSIFNSYRALLLSMIGCFGSATLAFFLSRFLGRSFVNKILKGRALTLNDNIEKYGFRIMTAMRLSFVFPYDPLSYAAGLTKIKYRDFILGTLVGILPEMVTYSLIGGNLTKPFSFKFVLPIIVLFIIACISIYMHKKKSKDTNNL
- a CDS encoding CBS domain-containing protein translates to MKKLSSFLLSKVLYKKVYNEFDEYVGKLWDVYVSSDHGMPRAIGYKIKKGKEILNCECRNINFYDDNGKVIIKGEGIREIILQSYSYLLSKHLLDRQIVDINGKKLVRVNDLRIAEMAGEYRVVAVDTGVLALGRRLGIEKIIKKFYDLFNKKPEDSLIIWDNVESLEMINNNLKLSVPYKKLSKLHPADLADILEDMDVNYRKKVFESLDEDLAADTLEEIDPEVQLDILENLSQSKRDEVLYNMPNDEIADILDEVDKDTAEKILINMEKNDADEVRSLMEYKEETVGSIMNKDFICFNINITVKDTIEFLKEINPEDEVSHYIYIINDQKQLEGVVSLKDLILSNFEDTLKAIMIKDVVSINHNENVDEAIEMCSKYNLISLPVIDDEEKLCGIVIMNDLVEDILIPNWRKRLRKAG
- a CDS encoding DUF6514 family protein encodes the protein MIIENFISNEKVKQIKYVYFYRLLKGKIAISYSHKDVEEVQAYGIEVERQDILDGKLINVQRDSIQNISPEKYKVHNLLKLLYENKVSPLHLVDVIGDYVDDYSMDFDNQKNYAAY
- the sleB gene encoding spore cortex-lytic enzyme, whose amino-acid sequence is MGKKIMRFKRELVLILAIVFTYASTSLFLLPYNNAVKAVAYYYGSRGNMVIQIQQKLRSWGYYNGSVDGIYGYQTYTAVKYFQSKNGLKSDGIVGDATLAALAINTGSNTGGNSQNVTLIARLINGEARGEPYEGQVAVGAVILNRTRDPRFPSTVAGVIYQPGAFTAVVDGQIHANMKQSSINAARDALNGWDPSGGAIYYFNPSTATSSWIWSRPLIKIIGKHRFCR
- a CDS encoding YgiQ family radical SAM protein, producing MNLNTSFLPICKNDMNARNINQLDFVLITGDAYVDHPSFGSAIISRVLEREGFKVGIIAQPNWKNTNDFIKLGKPKLAFLINSGNIDSMVNHYTASKKKRHDDLYSPGGKSGYRPDRAVIVYCNRAREAYKDVPIVIGGIEASLRRFAHYDYWSDNVRRSILLDSKADLLIYGMGEKTIVQVANLLKYGMDIHKITDVRGTVYPCKDKKLIKDYVEVPSFEKVTQEKSAYAESYKLEYYEQDALRGKTLIQKHGDHYIVQNPPQFPLTEEEMDIVYDLPYMRTYHPIYEKLGGIPAIKEVSFSITSHRGCYGGCSFCALTFHQGRTVQNRSEKSIIDEAKLLTTLDDFKGYIHDVGGPTANFRHKACKIQEKVGVCKNRQCLFPSPCKNLIIDHSEYLNLLRKIRKIPGIKKVFIRSGIRYDYLINDKSTDFFEDLCKYHISGQLKVAPEHISERVLNQMGKPKMDVYNKFVKKYFEINKKINKKQYLVPYLMSSHPGSDLNAAIELAEYIKSMGYTPEQVQDFYPTPGSLSTTMYYTGINPLSGEKVYVPTSQKEKNEQRALLQFSIPKNYNLVKEALIKCHREDLIGSGPHCLIPKNPPKRRHRKSNHKSSK
- the pssA gene encoding CDP-diacylglycerol--serine O-phosphatidyltransferase; amino-acid sequence: MAKIARSSVPNAFTFANLSCGIMSLMMSFQENYLWAGIFILLACLADRYDGRVARFLKVSSELGKQLDSLADLVSFGVAPSVLAFNIYNFYTFGLLGYILVLLLPICGAYRLARFNITDFDGQFFGIPITFAGMFMALYCLITFRHPVPAEFTILLIIILSYLMICKYRFKKF
- a CDS encoding CBS domain-containing protein, whose protein sequence is MKVKDIMTKSVISLNDDDTVEKAAQIMQQNNIGAVPVCKNGKVIGIVTDRDIAIRSASQSGGTESKFVRDIMSANPVTGSPDMNLEDASRIMSDKQIRRLPIVENKNVVGMVSLGDLAVNPKSNTQAGDALSSISENNYSAF